A single region of the Salarchaeum japonicum genome encodes:
- a CDS encoding YqjF family protein — MRVIDMDWERVCFASWPVDPALVERSLPDRLTADTYDGRAYLSVVPFLMGRVRPRHAPRRVGLDFAELNLRTYVEHDGEPGIYFYNLDAADPVGVALARTLFSLPYYRADTNVERAPDDGTRFESTRTHGGVPACEFAATYRPTETPARPDSGSLTEWLVERYRFYTEGRSRLWYGDVEHPPWRVADATIAFDDNDLFAANGFDHPGGDPHVAYSPGVPVTAHHLRPA; from the coding sequence ATGCGCGTCATCGACATGGACTGGGAGCGCGTCTGCTTCGCCAGCTGGCCCGTCGACCCCGCGCTCGTGGAGCGCTCGCTCCCCGACCGCCTCACCGCCGACACCTACGACGGCCGCGCCTACCTCTCCGTCGTCCCGTTCCTCATGGGGCGCGTCCGCCCCCGCCATGCCCCCCGCAGAGTCGGACTGGACTTCGCGGAACTCAACCTCCGCACGTACGTCGAACACGACGGCGAGCCCGGCATCTACTTCTACAACCTCGACGCCGCCGACCCCGTCGGCGTCGCGCTCGCCCGCACGCTCTTCAGCCTCCCCTACTACCGCGCCGACACCAACGTCGAGCGCGCGCCCGACGACGGCACCCGCTTCGAGTCCACGCGCACCCACGGCGGCGTCCCCGCCTGCGAGTTCGCCGCGACCTACCGCCCCACCGAGACCCCCGCGAGGCCCGACTCCGGGAGCCTCACCGAGTGGCTCGTCGAACGCTACCGGTTCTACACTGAGGGCCGCAGTCGGCTCTGGTACGGCGACGTGGAACACCCGCCCTGGCGGGTCGCGGACGCCACCATCGCGTTCGACGACAACGACCTCTTCGCCGCGAACGGCTTCGACCACCCCGGCGGCGACCCCCACGTCGCGTACAGCCCCGGCGTCCCCGTCACCGCCCACCACCTCCGCCCCGCGTAG
- a CDS encoding phytoene desaturase family protein, producing MTSPTSAVVVGGGFGGLSTACYLADAGLDVTLLEKNDQLGGRASVLERDGFRFDMGPSWYLMPDVFESFFADFGHVPEDFYDLQPLDPHYRIFFKDGDRVDMTGDLDHVRSVFESYEAGAGDAFEDYLAKSERNYDVGMEHFVYEDRPRLRDYLSLDVARNARGLTLLGSMEDHVENYFENEKLKQIVQYSLVFLGGSPQNTPALYNLMTHVDFNLGVHYPEGGMRGVVNGIVALAETLGVTFHTDAAVERIQPRDPGFTVATAENEYEADVVVSDADYAHTEQELLPAQYRQFDEAYWDSRTYAPSAFLLYLGVEGDVDPLAHHTLVLPTDWDEHFAEIFDDPAYPDDPAYYVCVPSDTDDTVAPDGHSNLFVLVPIAPGLDDTPEIREEYRDLVLDDLAENTGVDVRDRIAVEESFSVNDFAERYNSYDGTALGMAHTLTQTALFRPPHASESCDGLYFTGANTTPGIGVPMCLISGELTADYVL from the coding sequence ATGACTTCCCCCACGTCCGCCGTCGTCGTCGGCGGCGGGTTCGGCGGCCTCTCGACCGCCTGCTACCTCGCGGACGCCGGCCTCGACGTCACGCTCCTGGAGAAGAACGACCAGCTCGGCGGCCGCGCGAGCGTCCTCGAACGCGACGGCTTCCGGTTCGACATGGGGCCGTCGTGGTACCTGATGCCGGACGTCTTCGAGTCCTTCTTCGCCGACTTCGGGCACGTCCCCGAGGACTTCTACGACCTCCAGCCGCTCGACCCCCACTACAGAATCTTCTTCAAGGACGGCGACCGCGTGGACATGACCGGCGACCTCGACCACGTCCGCTCCGTCTTCGAGTCCTACGAGGCGGGCGCGGGCGACGCCTTCGAGGACTACCTCGCGAAGAGCGAGCGCAACTACGACGTGGGCATGGAGCACTTCGTCTACGAAGACCGCCCCCGCCTCCGCGACTACCTCTCGCTCGACGTGGCGCGGAACGCCCGCGGCCTCACCCTCCTCGGGTCGATGGAAGACCACGTCGAGAACTACTTCGAGAACGAGAAACTCAAGCAGATCGTCCAGTACTCGCTCGTGTTCCTCGGCGGCAGCCCGCAGAATACGCCCGCGCTCTACAACCTCATGACGCACGTGGACTTCAACCTCGGCGTCCACTACCCCGAGGGCGGGATGCGCGGCGTCGTGAACGGCATCGTCGCCCTCGCCGAGACCCTGGGCGTCACCTTCCACACGGACGCCGCCGTCGAGCGCATCCAGCCTCGCGACCCCGGGTTCACCGTCGCCACCGCCGAAAACGAGTACGAGGCCGACGTGGTGGTGAGCGACGCCGACTACGCGCACACCGAACAGGAACTCCTCCCCGCCCAGTACCGCCAGTTCGACGAGGCCTACTGGGACTCCCGCACCTACGCGCCCTCCGCGTTCCTGCTCTACCTCGGCGTCGAGGGCGACGTTGACCCGCTCGCCCACCACACGCTCGTCCTCCCCACCGACTGGGACGAACACTTCGCGGAGATATTCGACGACCCCGCGTACCCCGACGACCCCGCCTACTACGTCTGCGTCCCCTCCGACACCGACGACACCGTCGCGCCCGACGGCCACAGCAACCTCTTCGTCCTCGTCCCAATCGCCCCCGGCCTCGACGACACCCCGGAGATTCGCGAGGAGTACCGCGACCTCGTCCTCGACGACCTCGCCGAGAACACCGGCGTCGACGTGCGCGACCGCATCGCCGTGGAGGAGTCCTTTTCGGTGAACGACTTCGCGGAACGCTACAACAGCTACGACGGCACCGCGCTCGGGATGGCGCACACGCTCACCCAGACCGCGCTGTTCCGCCCGCCGCACGCGAGCGAGTCCTGTGATGGCCTCTACTTCACGGGCGCGAACACCACGCCCGGCATCGGCGTGCCGATGTGCCTCATCTCGGGCGAACTCACCGCCGACTACGTGCTGTAG
- a CDS encoding prenyltransferase → MTLRYLLTLSRPRFWLYLAGPVLVGATYAAAELSDLTAPVVLALAAYFLVPANVFLYGVNDIFDRDVDEHNPKKEARETRYRGSRDVLVAVAASGVLGLGTFAVTPAVAWPWLAGFFALAVAYSAPPVRFKTTPLLDSASNGLYVLPGAAAYAALTGHHPPLLAVLGGWLWTMGMHTFSAIPDIQPDREAGIQTTATWLGEPRTYAYCVAVWALAAAAFALLDPRLLAVFAVYPVFCAWVARSAVPVERAYWWFPYLNGLAGMTLTLAGLWRLYG, encoded by the coding sequence ATGACCCTCCGGTACCTCCTCACGCTCTCCCGGCCGCGGTTCTGGCTCTACCTCGCCGGCCCCGTCCTCGTCGGCGCGACCTACGCCGCCGCCGAACTGAGCGATCTCACCGCGCCCGTCGTCCTCGCGCTCGCCGCGTACTTCCTCGTGCCCGCGAACGTCTTCCTCTACGGCGTCAACGACATCTTCGACCGCGACGTGGACGAACACAACCCCAAGAAGGAGGCGCGAGAAACCCGGTATCGGGGGTCGCGGGACGTGCTCGTCGCCGTCGCCGCCTCAGGGGTTCTGGGACTCGGGACGTTCGCCGTCACGCCAGCCGTCGCGTGGCCGTGGCTCGCCGGCTTTTTCGCGCTCGCTGTCGCGTACAGCGCGCCCCCCGTCCGCTTCAAGACTACGCCGCTCCTCGACTCCGCCTCGAACGGCCTCTACGTCCTTCCCGGCGCGGCCGCGTACGCCGCGCTCACCGGCCACCACCCCCCGCTGCTCGCCGTGCTCGGCGGGTGGCTGTGGACGATGGGGATGCACACCTTCAGCGCCATCCCCGACATCCAGCCCGACCGGGAGGCCGGCATCCAGACCACCGCGACCTGGCTCGGCGAACCCCGCACGTACGCGTACTGCGTCGCGGTGTGGGCGCTCGCCGCCGCCGCGTTCGCCCTCCTCGACCCCCGACTCCTCGCCGTCTTCGCCGTCTATCCCGTCTTCTGCGCGTGGGTCGCGCGCTCCGCCGTGCCGGTCGAGCGCGCGTACTGGTGGTTCCCGTACCTGAACGGACTCGCCGGCATGACGCTCACGCTCGCCGGCCTCTGGAGGCTCTATGGATAG
- the cruF gene encoding bisanhydrobacterioruberin hydratase has protein sequence MDRRSLEARLERLVRENRFTIAVVFPLVGALTLVASETGVLPPPLAFNPAFVLFGTLVMRLPLVAGFLPLVGRREAVALAGLTTYTYLVEYVGVHTGLPYGEFEYLVSLGPMLAGVPVGLPVFFFPLVLNAYLLVLLLLRANTPGWVRVALAVLVVVLGDLVLDPAAVSLGFWRYADGGVYYGVPVSNYLGWVVSATVAIGFVEYAFSPRALAERLSRCEFMLDDLVSFVLLWGLVNLVYANWIPALLAGLGVLVLVRTERFDFRVR, from the coding sequence ATGGATAGACGCAGTCTCGAAGCACGGCTGGAGCGCCTCGTCCGCGAGAACCGCTTCACCATCGCCGTCGTCTTCCCGCTCGTCGGCGCGCTCACGCTCGTCGCGAGCGAGACGGGCGTCCTCCCGCCGCCGCTCGCGTTCAACCCCGCGTTCGTGCTGTTCGGCACGCTCGTGATGCGACTCCCGCTCGTCGCCGGCTTCCTCCCCCTGGTCGGCCGCCGCGAAGCCGTCGCGCTCGCCGGCCTCACCACCTACACGTACCTCGTGGAGTACGTCGGCGTCCACACCGGCCTCCCGTACGGCGAGTTCGAGTACCTCGTCAGCCTCGGCCCGATGCTCGCCGGCGTTCCCGTCGGCCTCCCCGTGTTCTTCTTCCCGCTCGTCCTGAACGCCTACCTCCTCGTCCTCCTCTTACTCCGCGCGAACACCCCCGGCTGGGTGCGGGTCGCGCTCGCCGTCTTGGTGGTGGTTCTCGGCGACCTCGTCCTCGACCCCGCCGCCGTCAGCCTCGGGTTCTGGCGGTACGCCGACGGCGGCGTCTACTACGGCGTCCCCGTCTCCAACTACCTCGGCTGGGTGGTCTCCGCCACCGTCGCCATCGGGTTCGTCGAGTACGCGTTCAGCCCGCGCGCGCTCGCCGAACGACTCTCGCGTTGCGAGTTCATGCTCGACGACCTCGTGAGCTTCGTCCTGCTCTGGGGACTCGTCAACCTCGTGTACGCGAACTGGATTCCCGCGCTGCTCGCCGGACTCGGCGTGCTGGTGCTCGTCAGAACCGAGCGCTTCGACTTCCGCGTCCGCTAG
- a CDS encoding phytoene/squalene synthase family protein — protein sequence MVSREQVATAKSIHRRTGKTFYLATRLLPERVRRGTYVLYGFFRVADEVVDGDEDRSPDEQRAELERIREGVLGDATPDDPVLAAFADVKEEYGIPDGEVEVFLDAMEADIEQRTYETAADLDEYMRGSAVSVGHMMVYLMDPERENADAALPHAGALGKAFQLTNFIRDVREDIDDLDRVYVPMERLRSNGVTIDQLRNHESSKGLTTALQSELSRAESLYREGVAGIKYLPRDCQFPVLLAAVLYAEHHRLIRQRGFDVLSDPPSLSLPRKLYVTAKTSWRWWRNDDPEAVFDAVSAVPADRAGAPEDDREREEGIATL from the coding sequence ATGGTCTCCCGGGAGCAGGTCGCGACGGCGAAGTCGATACACCGACGAACGGGGAAGACGTTCTACCTCGCGACCCGCCTCCTCCCGGAGCGCGTGCGACGCGGGACGTACGTCCTCTACGGGTTCTTCCGCGTCGCGGACGAGGTCGTGGACGGCGACGAAGACCGCTCGCCCGACGAGCAGCGCGCGGAACTCGAACGCATCCGCGAGGGCGTGCTCGGCGACGCGACGCCCGACGACCCCGTTCTCGCGGCGTTCGCGGACGTGAAGGAGGAGTACGGCATCCCGGACGGCGAGGTCGAGGTGTTCCTGGACGCGATGGAGGCCGACATCGAACAGCGGACGTACGAGACGGCGGCCGACCTGGACGAGTACATGCGGGGGTCTGCGGTGTCAGTCGGCCACATGATGGTGTACCTGATGGATCCGGAGCGGGAGAACGCGGACGCGGCGCTGCCGCACGCGGGCGCGCTCGGGAAGGCGTTCCAGCTCACGAACTTCATCCGGGACGTGCGAGAGGACATCGACGACCTCGACCGCGTGTACGTGCCGATGGAGCGCCTGCGGTCGAACGGCGTCACCATTGACCAGCTCCGGAACCACGAGTCGTCGAAGGGGTTGACGACCGCGCTCCAGTCGGAGCTGTCGCGCGCGGAGTCGCTCTACCGGGAGGGCGTCGCGGGCATCAAGTACCTCCCCCGGGACTGCCAGTTTCCCGTCCTGCTCGCCGCGGTGTTGTACGCGGAGCACCACCGTCTCATCCGGCAACGCGGGTTCGACGTGCTGTCCGACCCGCCGAGTCTCAGCCTCCCGCGGAAGCTGTACGTGACGGCGAAGACGAGCTGGCGGTGGTGGCGGAACGACGACCCGGAGGCGGTGTTCGACGCGGTGAGCGCGGTGCCGGCCGACCGCGCGGGCGCGCCCGAGGACGACCGGGAGCGCGAGGAAGGAATTGCGACCCTCTAG
- a CDS encoding helix-turn-helix domain-containing protein, translating into MSVLLTFRVPSDAISFGRAARAAGVSVTVDPLVPLESGTRSIHVEGAADADFATFEQELHATGNVSEFSVLDEHEDSRRYSLSWTNDAGSMFADLRDAGAHVLSAGGNGDYWEFETRFQTQDDLAAFSDQRQARDSPLEVLSLQKDGLRENAAFGLTDDQHETLLAALDAGFYDVPRDTTTVELAETLGISDQSLSERLRRAHAALIENALR; encoded by the coding sequence ATGAGCGTCCTCCTCACGTTTCGCGTGCCCTCCGACGCGATTTCGTTCGGTCGTGCCGCGCGCGCGGCAGGCGTGAGCGTCACCGTAGACCCGCTCGTCCCGCTGGAGTCGGGGACGCGGTCGATTCACGTCGAAGGAGCCGCGGACGCCGACTTCGCGACGTTCGAACAGGAACTGCACGCGACCGGGAACGTCTCCGAGTTCTCGGTGCTGGACGAGCACGAGGACAGCCGACGGTACTCGCTGTCGTGGACGAACGACGCCGGGAGCATGTTCGCCGACCTCCGGGACGCGGGCGCGCACGTGCTGTCGGCGGGCGGGAACGGCGACTACTGGGAGTTCGAGACGCGGTTCCAGACGCAGGACGACCTCGCGGCGTTCAGCGACCAGCGTCAGGCCCGGGACAGCCCGCTCGAAGTGCTGAGCCTCCAGAAGGACGGCCTGCGGGAGAACGCGGCGTTCGGGTTGACGGACGACCAACACGAGACCCTGCTCGCCGCGCTCGACGCCGGGTTCTACGACGTGCCGCGGGACACGACGACGGTCGAACTCGCGGAGACGCTCGGCATCTCCGACCAGTCGCTCTCGGAGCGGTTGCGGCGCGCGCACGCCGCCCTCATCGAGAACGCGCTCCGGTAG
- a CDS encoding GTPase, which yields MAERVVIMGAAGRDFHDFNTVFRGDESVEVVAFTRAPGQNLGETDAGHDRYPPELAGPRYPDGIPVRPEAELEDIVREEDADTVVFSYSDVSHERVMHAASRALGAGAGFRLVGPDEMQLAVDVPVVAVDAVRTGCGKSQLSRAFADELQERGFDVGVVREPMPYGDLAANRVQRFDTVGDLDSLTVEEREEYEQHVERDHTVYAGVDYEAILARASDESDVLVWDGGNNELPFVRPDAHVVLADPLRPGDTDTYHPGEANLRAADAVVVNKENAASEDDIAETVSRVRDANSDAPVYHADSVVTADDPDPIRGASVLVVEDGPTLTHGDAAYGAGTVAAEECGAAERLDPRGAAVGSIADVLDEYDHLDRVLPAMGYSDAQVADLEATIDAVSPDAVVAGTPIALERVVDVDAPIVDVSYRIEFRDATPAGVLDDVFDL from the coding sequence ATGGCAGAACGCGTGGTCATCATGGGCGCGGCGGGCCGCGACTTCCACGACTTCAACACCGTCTTCCGCGGTGACGAGTCCGTCGAGGTCGTGGCGTTCACGCGCGCGCCCGGCCAGAACCTCGGGGAGACCGACGCGGGACACGACCGCTACCCGCCCGAACTCGCCGGCCCCCGGTACCCCGACGGCATCCCCGTTCGCCCCGAAGCCGAGCTGGAGGACATCGTGCGCGAGGAGGACGCGGACACGGTCGTCTTCTCGTATTCCGATGTCTCACACGAGCGCGTGATGCACGCGGCGTCGCGCGCGCTCGGCGCTGGCGCGGGGTTCCGGCTCGTCGGCCCGGACGAGATGCAACTCGCCGTGGACGTGCCGGTGGTGGCGGTGGACGCCGTGCGAACCGGGTGCGGGAAGTCACAGCTCTCGCGGGCGTTCGCGGACGAACTCCAGGAGCGGGGGTTCGACGTGGGCGTGGTTCGTGAGCCGATGCCGTACGGCGACCTCGCCGCGAACCGCGTGCAGCGCTTCGACACCGTCGGCGACCTCGACAGTCTGACCGTGGAGGAGCGCGAGGAGTACGAACAGCACGTGGAGCGCGACCACACGGTGTACGCGGGCGTGGACTACGAGGCGATATTGGCGCGCGCGAGCGACGAGAGCGACGTGCTGGTGTGGGACGGCGGGAACAACGAACTGCCGTTCGTGCGGCCGGACGCCCACGTGGTGCTCGCAGACCCCCTGCGCCCGGGGGACACCGACACCTACCATCCGGGGGAGGCGAACCTCCGAGCCGCGGACGCGGTCGTCGTGAACAAGGAGAACGCGGCGAGCGAGGACGACATCGCGGAGACGGTCTCCCGGGTGCGGGACGCGAACTCCGACGCGCCCGTCTATCACGCGGACTCCGTCGTCACCGCCGACGACCCCGACCCGATTCGGGGGGCGTCGGTGCTCGTGGTGGAGGACGGGCCGACGCTCACGCACGGGGACGCCGCGTACGGCGCGGGGACGGTCGCCGCGGAGGAGTGCGGCGCGGCGGAACGCCTCGACCCGCGCGGCGCGGCGGTCGGGTCTATCGCGGACGTGCTCGACGAGTACGACCACCTCGACCGCGTCCTCCCGGCGATGGGGTACTCGGACGCTCAGGTCGCCGACCTCGAAGCGACCATCGACGCGGTCAGTCCGGACGCGGTGGTCGCGGGGACGCCCATCGCGCTCGAACGCGTCGTGGACGTGGACGCGCCAATCGTGGACGTGTCCTACCGCATCGAGTTCCGTGACGCGACCCCCGCGGGCGTGCTGGACGACGTGTTCGACCTGTAG
- a CDS encoding sodium:calcium antiporter — MLATVALLVVGVAMLVFGGDRAVEGTSALARRYGVSTFFVGITVVAVGSSLPEIATAIYGSLYGAGDLVVGHIVGSATSQITLGIGVVALVGPLVVSRGKVAAYGGGMLAAMTVMAALVATGGGVSHLEGVLAVALYVVFLAALYEHEDYGGLAERTSDTTRARAALRTVVGLALVVAGGHVLVSSGRALAVETGVPAYLVGVVTGLGTTLPEITVAVLAVRRDREGIAVGTLLGSNITDPLFSLGVGAAVGGLAVSGNVLLPIAYMTGVSAVVLALLAREGAMERRSALACLLCYLPAVLL, encoded by the coding sequence GTGCTCGCGACCGTCGCCCTGCTCGTCGTTGGCGTCGCGATGCTCGTGTTCGGCGGCGACCGCGCCGTCGAGGGCACGAGCGCGCTCGCCCGCCGGTACGGCGTCTCCACGTTCTTCGTCGGCATCACCGTCGTCGCCGTCGGCAGCAGCCTCCCCGAGATAGCGACCGCGATATACGGGTCGCTGTACGGCGCGGGCGACCTCGTGGTCGGCCACATCGTCGGCTCCGCCACGTCCCAGATAACGCTCGGCATCGGCGTGGTCGCGCTCGTCGGCCCGCTCGTCGTCTCCCGGGGGAAGGTCGCGGCGTACGGCGGCGGGATGCTCGCCGCGATGACGGTGATGGCCGCGCTCGTCGCGACCGGCGGCGGCGTCAGCCACCTGGAGGGCGTGCTCGCGGTCGCGCTCTACGTCGTGTTCCTCGCCGCACTCTACGAACACGAGGACTACGGGGGGCTGGCCGAGCGCACGAGCGACACGACGCGCGCCCGCGCCGCGCTCCGCACCGTCGTCGGGCTGGCGCTCGTGGTCGCGGGCGGGCACGTTCTCGTGTCCAGCGGGCGCGCGCTCGCCGTCGAGACCGGCGTGCCGGCGTACCTCGTCGGCGTCGTCACCGGCCTCGGCACGACGCTCCCCGAGATTACGGTCGCCGTGCTCGCGGTGCGCCGCGACCGCGAGGGCATCGCCGTCGGCACCCTCCTCGGGAGCAACATCACCGACCCGCTGTTCTCGCTCGGCGTCGGCGCGGCCGTCGGCGGCCTCGCCGTCTCCGGGAACGTCCTCCTCCCAATCGCGTACATGACCGGGGTGTCGGCGGTCGTGCTCGCGTTGCTCGCGCGGGAGGGCGCGATGGAGCGGCGGAGCGCGCTCGCCTGTCTCCTCTGCTACCTCCCCGCCGTCCTCCTCTAG
- a CDS encoding rhodanese-like domain-containing protein, which translates to MNRRAFLGAVGGAAAAGLAGCLGGSSGSGTSALYHAGNLEATFVRNGDYPDDPDPADGLPPEFDDPPAERSIDTDAFETLDVEGETVKLAPIDVAKYWYDRGEARFVDARPKTQYEHSHIYGAVNSPAQTQASGGPVEGWPTDDRVVAYCGCPHHLSSIRASALQSADYTDVYVIDEGFWTWHDQSYPMAGTDFEKPAAYHIDGRVDAAYGGEYAWATAVESGQQEAAPIGDDGFYELHLRFDDITDATTVRVDTPAYSVTGELADLVAGTVTG; encoded by the coding sequence ATGAACCGACGCGCGTTCCTCGGCGCGGTGGGCGGCGCGGCCGCCGCCGGACTCGCCGGCTGTCTCGGCGGGAGCAGTGGAAGCGGCACGTCCGCGCTCTACCACGCGGGGAACCTAGAGGCGACGTTCGTCCGGAACGGCGACTACCCCGACGACCCCGACCCCGCGGACGGCCTGCCGCCCGAGTTCGACGACCCGCCCGCGGAGCGCTCCATCGACACGGACGCGTTCGAGACGCTGGACGTCGAGGGCGAAACCGTGAAACTCGCGCCCATCGACGTGGCGAAGTACTGGTACGACCGCGGCGAGGCGCGGTTCGTGGACGCCCGCCCGAAGACCCAGTACGAGCACTCACACATCTACGGCGCGGTGAACAGTCCCGCGCAGACGCAGGCGTCCGGCGGCCCCGTCGAGGGCTGGCCGACGGACGACCGCGTCGTCGCCTACTGCGGCTGTCCCCACCACCTCTCCTCCATCCGGGCGTCCGCCCTCCAGTCCGCGGACTACACGGACGTGTACGTCATCGACGAGGGGTTCTGGACGTGGCACGACCAGAGCTATCCGATGGCGGGCACGGACTTCGAGAAACCGGCCGCCTACCACATCGACGGCCGCGTCGACGCCGCGTACGGCGGCGAGTACGCGTGGGCGACCGCCGTGGAGTCCGGCCAGCAGGAGGCCGCGCCCATCGGCGACGACGGCTTCTACGAACTCCACCTCCGGTTCGACGACATCACGGACGCGACGACGGTGCGGGTGGACACGCCCGCGTACAGCGTCACCGGCGAACTCGCCGACCTCGTCGCCGGCACCGTCACCGGATAG
- a CDS encoding fumarylacetoacetate hydrolase family protein, with amino-acid sequence MKLARARIDGEVVEGRYEDGALVTADAEHDVPTEDLLAPCSPSALYCVGRNYAATLDQMEYERPDQPDFFIKPPVSVIGPGDEIPYPSFSEEVTYAGELAAVIDEECTNVSEDDVPEVVRGYTIMNDVDALDQPGRTARKAFDGSGPLGPWIETDLDPTSIDMHTVVDGERRQESNTELMLFDPHEIVSFLSERFTFKPGDVVAFGSPANPGTVEPGSEVSITYEGVGTLENTVR; translated from the coding sequence ATGAAACTCGCTCGCGCCCGCATCGACGGCGAGGTCGTCGAGGGACGCTACGAGGACGGCGCGCTCGTCACCGCTGACGCCGAGCACGACGTGCCCACCGAGGACTTGCTCGCGCCGTGTTCGCCGTCGGCGCTCTACTGCGTCGGCCGGAACTACGCGGCGACGCTCGACCAGATGGAGTACGAGCGCCCCGACCAGCCCGACTTCTTCATCAAGCCCCCGGTGTCCGTCATCGGCCCCGGCGACGAAATCCCGTACCCGAGTTTCTCCGAGGAGGTGACGTACGCCGGCGAACTCGCCGCCGTCATCGACGAGGAGTGCACGAACGTCTCCGAGGACGACGTTCCCGAGGTCGTGCGCGGGTACACCATCATGAACGACGTGGACGCGCTCGACCAGCCCGGCCGCACCGCCCGGAAGGCGTTCGACGGCTCCGGCCCGCTCGGCCCCTGGATAGAGACCGACCTCGACCCCACGAGTATCGACATGCACACCGTCGTGGACGGCGAGCGCCGCCAGGAGTCCAACACCGAACTGATGCTGTTCGACCCGCACGAGATAGTATCCTTCCTCAGCGAGCGGTTCACGTTCAAGCCCGGTGACGTGGTCGCGTTCGGCAGTCCCGCGAACCCCGGAACCGTCGAACCCGGGAGCGAGGTGTCGATTACGTACGAGGGCGTCGGCACCCTCGAAAACACCGTCCGTTAG
- a CDS encoding cupin domain-containing protein, which produces MEKVSLDDAFDSFSEQWSPRVLAEANDQHVKAARLEGEFVWHAHEDADELFYVLDGRLTIELRDGDSVELAAGELVVVPAGVEHRPVARDGEAKVLLVEPAGTLNTGDADASERTVENPERL; this is translated from the coding sequence ATGGAGAAAGTCAGTCTCGACGACGCCTTCGACTCGTTCAGCGAGCAGTGGAGTCCGCGCGTGCTCGCCGAGGCGAACGACCAGCACGTGAAGGCCGCGCGATTGGAGGGCGAGTTCGTCTGGCACGCCCACGAGGACGCGGACGAACTGTTCTACGTCCTCGACGGCCGCCTCACCATCGAGCTCCGCGACGGCGACTCCGTCGAACTCGCGGCGGGCGAACTCGTCGTCGTGCCGGCGGGCGTCGAACACAGACCGGTCGCGCGCGACGGCGAGGCGAAAGTCCTCCTCGTCGAACCCGCGGGCACCCTGAACACGGGCGACGCCGACGCGTCCGAGCGAACCGTCGAGAACCCGGAGCGGCTCTAA
- a CDS encoding DUF5786 family protein produces MGFGSYDESEQKDQSANVDEDAGVNVHENDHEGEVALEGGDDTDALVDALSDMKDSDDD; encoded by the coding sequence ATGGGCTTCGGAAGCTACGACGAGTCCGAGCAGAAAGACCAGAGCGCGAACGTGGACGAGGACGCGGGCGTGAACGTCCACGAGAACGACCACGAGGGCGAAGTCGCGCTGGAGGGCGGCGACGACACGGACGCGCTCGTGGACGCGCTCAGCGACATGAAAGACAGCGACGACGACTAA